Proteins co-encoded in one Dama dama isolate Ldn47 chromosome 2, ASM3311817v1, whole genome shotgun sequence genomic window:
- the PATE1 gene encoding prostate and testis expressed protein 1: MDKSLLLGLPVFLCCFQAQSVNYLLIKANFLRTSDLKGEMGPFRAVLSHLLPYSLAQIIEMIQCRTCHIQFPRQKCSRGRGLCTAVNEACTTGRIYKNDGTLWLTFRGCLKNCANVNNIKWSVYLVSFRCCRSRDFCNEDI; this comes from the exons ATGGACAAGTCCCTCCTGCTAGGGCTCCCTGTCTTCCTCTGCTGCTTTCAAG CACAGTCCGTGAACTATCTGTTGATAAAAGCAAACTTCCTG AGGACTTCAGATTTGAAAGGGGAGATGGGTCCTTTCAGAGCAGTGCTTTCACATCTACTTCCCTACTCTCTGGCCCAAATTATAGAAATGATTCAGTGTAGGACGTGCCACATCCAGTTTCCAAGACAGAAGTGTTCCAGAGGCAGAGGACTATGTACTGCAGTGAATGAAGCTTGCACAACTGGGAGGATTTACAAAA ATGATGGCACTCTCTGGTTAACCTTCAGGGGTTGCCTAAAGAACTGCGCTAATGTGAACAACATAAAGTGGAGTGTCTACCTGGTGAGCTTCAGGTGCTGCAGGAGCCGTGACTTCTGCAATGAAGACATCTAG